One window of Brevinematales bacterium genomic DNA carries:
- a CDS encoding STAS domain-containing protein has protein sequence MQFYKEKLSNNSILYRPNGEITAFSMETLDTDISDEAGKADCAFFTFDFSRVHYIDSQGIRLLVIAGKYNHAREKKLEVKHIQPRVRRILEFAELSFLEFSE, from the coding sequence ATGCAGTTTTACAAAGAAAAACTGTCTAATAATTCCATTTTGTACCGGCCCAACGGCGAGATTACCGCATTCTCGATGGAAACTCTCGATACCGATATTTCGGACGAGGCGGGGAAGGCGGACTGCGCCTTTTTCACCTTCGATTTTTCACGCGTCCACTATATCGATTCGCAGGGCATCCGCCTGCTGGTTATCGCGGGTAAATATAACCATGCGCGTGAGAAAAAGCTCGAAGTCAAACATATTCAGCCCAGAGTACGGCGTATCCTCGAATTCGCCGAACTTTCCTTCCTTGAATTCAGCGAATAG
- the fliP gene encoding flagellar type III secretion system pore protein FliP (The bacterial flagellar biogenesis protein FliP forms a type III secretion system (T3SS)-type pore required for flagellar assembly.): protein MLRNGIWKGALIAAFILVSGGVGFAQAAGQIPIPTIDFNLRPAQSPQEVATALQVLFLITIISLAPTLLILLTSFVRIYIVLSFVSRGLATQTIPPNQVIVGLALFISLFTMYPVFSKSYDQGIKPYLDGKITLDEGFSKGVEPIREFMFHVTAPKYIFRFVQLAGIERPATPAEVPTHVLIPAFILNELTIAFYMGMLLLIPFTVIDIVVASTLMSMGMMMLPPIMISFPLKILLFVLVDGWNLLVEKLVLSFRL, encoded by the coding sequence ATTTTGAGAAACGGAATCTGGAAAGGGGCCCTGATAGCGGCTTTTATTCTCGTATCCGGCGGAGTTGGTTTTGCGCAGGCCGCCGGCCAAATCCCTATTCCCACCATCGACTTTAACCTGCGTCCCGCCCAGTCTCCCCAGGAAGTCGCGACCGCCCTGCAGGTATTGTTCCTCATCACCATCATCTCCCTCGCGCCGACCCTGCTCATCCTGCTGACCTCGTTCGTCCGTATCTATATCGTGCTTTCGTTCGTCAGCCGCGGCCTCGCGACCCAGACTATTCCCCCCAACCAGGTCATCGTCGGACTCGCGCTCTTTATCAGCCTGTTTACGATGTACCCCGTGTTCAGTAAATCCTACGATCAGGGCATCAAGCCTTATCTCGACGGGAAAATCACGCTCGACGAGGGATTCTCTAAGGGGGTCGAGCCCATTAGGGAATTCATGTTCCATGTAACCGCTCCGAAATATATTTTCCGTTTCGTCCAGCTCGCGGGTATCGAACGCCCCGCGACTCCCGCGGAAGTCCCTACCCATGTGCTGATCCCCGCGTTTATCCTCAACGAGCTGACGATCGCGTTCTATATGGGGATGCTGCTGCTGATTCCGTTCACCGTGATCGATATCGTAGTCGCGAGCACATTGATGTCCATGGGTATGATGATGCTCCCGCCTATTATGATATCGTTCCCGCTCAAGATACTCCTTTTCGTTCTCGTGGACGGGTGGAACCTGCTGGTCGAGAAACTGGTGCTGAGTTTCAGGCTATGA
- a CDS encoding site-specific DNA-methyltransferase → MTIQEITNSVIEGDCLQVLDALPEKSFDMVFADPPYFLQLDRDLYRPNQTKVDAVDDIWDRFDSFEDYDGFTSRWLNGCRRAMKDDATIWVIGSYHNIFRVGKIMQDIGFWILNDVIWVKTNPMPNFNGVRFTNAHETMIWAKKSRDQKRYTFNYQAMKMLNGEKQMRSDWELPICSGGERERSGGEKAHPTQKPESLLRRAIMASTNPGDIILDPFFGTGTTGAAAKKLGRNWVGIERDTGYIGTARARIDSIPAAIDDKDLYHTPSRRDFPRVTLGNLIEAEYLREGELLVDARRSVEAKVCADGSIIAGGFRGSIHRAGAHAQDARQCNGWIYWHYTDNGALRPLDALRERYVREKLSAADDK, encoded by the coding sequence ATGACGATTCAAGAGATAACCAACTCCGTCATCGAGGGCGATTGCCTTCAGGTACTTGACGCCCTCCCTGAAAAAAGTTTCGATATGGTATTCGCCGATCCTCCGTACTTTCTCCAGCTCGACCGCGACCTTTACAGGCCGAACCAGACGAAAGTCGACGCAGTCGACGACATATGGGACCGTTTCGATTCGTTCGAGGACTACGACGGGTTCACCTCGCGATGGCTGAACGGTTGCCGCCGCGCGATGAAGGACGACGCCACTATCTGGGTCATCGGCTCCTATCACAATATTTTCCGTGTCGGTAAAATCATGCAGGATATAGGATTCTGGATTCTGAACGACGTCATCTGGGTGAAGACGAACCCGATGCCGAACTTCAACGGGGTGCGGTTTACCAACGCGCACGAGACGATGATTTGGGCGAAGAAGTCCCGCGATCAGAAACGGTACACGTTCAACTACCAGGCGATGAAGATGCTGAACGGCGAGAAGCAGATGCGCAGCGATTGGGAGCTCCCCATCTGCTCCGGCGGCGAACGCGAGCGCAGCGGCGGCGAGAAGGCGCATCCCACCCAGAAGCCCGAATCCCTGCTCCGCCGTGCGATAATGGCGTCTACCAACCCCGGCGACATCATCCTCGACCCGTTCTTCGGCACCGGCACCACCGGCGCGGCCGCGAAAAAACTCGGACGGAACTGGGTGGGGATCGAACGCGACACGGGGTATATCGGGACTGCGCGCGCGCGTATCGATTCAATTCCCGCCGCTATTGACGATAAAGACCTCTATCATACTCCGTCCCGGCGGGATTTCCCGCGCGTGACGCTCGGCAACCTGATCGAGGCGGAATACCTGCGCGAGGGGGAATTGCTGGTCGATGCGCGGCGGAGTGTCGAGGCGAAGGTCTGCGCGGACGGTTCGATTATCGCCGGCGGTTTCAGGGGATCGATCCACCGCGCGGGGGCGCATGCTCAGGACGCGCGTCAGTGCAACGGGTGGATATACTGGCATTATACCGATAACGGCGCCCTGCGGCCGTTGGACGCGCTGCGGGAAAGATATGTCCGCGAGAAACTCTCCGCGGCCGACGATAAATAA
- a CDS encoding SoxR reducing system RseC family protein, with protein sequence MEKRGVIIGIENHKTLVQLGSGEANNCGGCKLHGICKPDKTGAIIEIPGRTHYSVGTPVTLTMNETRSIIGAFFLFIFPIIAAILGFILFRALGFTEGICILGSIGSLIASVALFLVFERLFLSHMRINPVEDSEKPF encoded by the coding sequence ATGGAAAAACGCGGCGTCATCATCGGTATCGAGAATCACAAGACACTGGTTCAGCTCGGCTCGGGCGAGGCGAATAACTGCGGCGGGTGCAAGCTCCACGGGATATGCAAGCCCGACAAGACCGGCGCGATTATCGAAATCCCCGGCAGGACGCATTACTCCGTCGGTACGCCGGTCACCCTCACGATGAACGAGACCCGTTCGATTATCGGGGCGTTCTTTCTGTTTATCTTCCCCATCATCGCGGCTATCCTCGGTTTCATCCTCTTCCGCGCGCTCGGATTCACCGAGGGAATCTGTATCCTCGGGAGCATCGGCTCCCTGATCGCAAGCGTCGCGCTCTTTCTCGTATTCGAACGTTTATTCCTCAGCCACATGCGTATAAATCCTGTCGAAGACTCGGAAAAACCCTTCTAA
- a CDS encoding flagellar biosynthetic protein FliR, which produces MIYDVFINSFQVFLIVFARLMGMFVTAPFFSGMAMPMTMRLGFTFFVSLVSVPIVLTMNVEAAPNLVAYGVQLVSNFILGAGIGFFVFIIIASFQVSAQMFSIPMGLGMNEVVDPMSSIEVPAVGNILGILILFLLIRVDGHFYLIHLIVNSFRTVTVLSFQSIEVLEKGMSAAVMIMFDTGLKIALPIIALTLMLDMAMGLISRVAPQFNVMIMGFNIKLLAGFVILWLAIPAIVDLGMLIINGIMNTAKEILTQM; this is translated from the coding sequence ATGATATACGACGTTTTTATAAACAGTTTTCAGGTATTTTTAATCGTGTTCGCGCGGCTGATGGGGATGTTTGTTACCGCGCCGTTTTTCTCCGGTATGGCGATGCCGATGACCATGCGGCTGGGCTTTACCTTCTTCGTATCGCTGGTCTCGGTACCGATTGTATTAACGATGAACGTCGAGGCCGCTCCGAATCTGGTCGCCTACGGGGTTCAGTTGGTCTCCAATTTTATTCTCGGCGCGGGTATCGGATTTTTTGTGTTTATCATCATCGCGTCGTTTCAGGTATCGGCGCAGATGTTCAGTATCCCGATGGGGCTCGGTATGAACGAGGTCGTCGACCCGATGTCCAGCATCGAAGTCCCGGCGGTGGGTAATATCCTCGGTATACTGATACTTTTCCTGCTGATACGGGTGGACGGGCATTTTTACCTGATACACCTGATTGTGAACAGTTTCCGGACCGTGACGGTGCTCAGCTTCCAGTCGATAGAAGTGCTCGAGAAAGGGATGTCCGCCGCGGTAATGATTATGTTCGATACGGGTTTGAAAATCGCCCTGCCGATTATCGCGCTTACGCTGATGCTCGATATGGCGATGGGTTTGATTTCGCGGGTCGCCCCGCAGTTTAATGTGATGATAATGGGTTTCAATATAAAACTTTTAGCGGGCTTCGTAATTCTTTGGCTTGCCATTCCAGCCATCGTGGATCTGGGGATGCTGATTATCAACGGGATTATGAATACGGCGAAGGAGATTTTGACCCAGATGTAA
- the fliQ gene encoding flagellar biosynthesis protein FliQ: MSQGLVLQIVNETIYIIIVLLIPLLGVGMIIGLIISIIQATTSIQEQTLTFVPKMIAILLLLVFFGPFFLNSLIDFTNRLMNMIANAKM; the protein is encoded by the coding sequence ATGAGTCAGGGGCTGGTTCTCCAAATCGTAAACGAGACTATCTATATCATAATAGTGTTATTAATACCGTTACTCGGGGTGGGAATGATTATCGGTCTGATCATCAGTATCATTCAGGCCACCACCTCCATTCAGGAGCAGACATTGACGTTTGTGCCGAAAATGATCGCGATCCTTCTCCTTCTGGTGTTCTTCGGGCCGTTTTTCCTGAACTCGCTGATCGACTTCACGAACCGCCTGATGAATATGATCGCGAACGCGAAGATGTAA